Within Streptomyces sp. SS1-1, the genomic segment CCACAAGTCGACGTTCCGGGACCTGCTGGGCGGCCGCTTCGGCCTGCTGCCGATCGTGTGGATCGGTATCGGCCTGTCCGTCTTCCAGCAGCTGGTCGGCATCAACGTCATCTTCTACTACTCGAACCTGCTGTGGCAGTCCGTCGGCGTCGACCCGTCGAGCTCGTTCTTCTACTCGTTCGAGACCTCGATCATCAACATCCTCGGCACCGTGATCGCGATGATCTTCGTCGACCGTCTCGGCCGGAAGCCGCTCGCCCTCATCGGCTCCGTCGGCATGGGCGTCTCCCTCGCGGCGGCAGCCTGGGCGTTCTCCTTCCAGCACGGCAACGACCCGCTGCCCACCGCGCAGGGCTATGTGGCGCTGATCGCCGCCAACGCGTTCGTCCTGTTCTTCGCCCTGTCCTGGGGTGTGGTCGTCTGGGTCATGCTCGGCGAGGTCTTCCCGAACAAGATCCGCGCCGCCGCCCTGGGTGTGGCCGCCTCGGCCCAGTGGATCGCCAACTGGCTGATCACGATCACCTTCCCGGACCTGGCGGACTGGAACCTGTCGCTCACCTACGTCATGTACGCGGTGTTCGCCTTCCTCTCCATCCCCTTCATCCTCAAGTTCGTGCCCGAGACCAAGGGCAAGAAGCTCGAGGACATGGGCTGACCGCCCCCGACCCGGGGGGAAGGGCCAAGTCCCCGCTGCCCCTCTCCCCGTGACCCGCCGCCGCCCCGGCTCGGCCACTGCCCGAGCCGGGGCGGCGCCGTCGTGTCCGCCCCGCTCAGTCGCCGAGGGCGGGCAGCACCCGCAGGGCAGGGTGAGGCTGCGCCACCCCTCCTTCGGCGGCCCGGCGCGCGGCGGCCTTCGAGGAGCCGCCGACCAGCAGCAGCGGGTGGGGCTCGGTGAGCGGGCGCGGGGTGATCCGGACCGTACGGCCCCGGTACGCGAAGGGCTCGCCGGTCCATGCCCGCAGCAGCGTTCTCCAGCAGCTCCTCCTGGAGCCGGCCGCGCCGCTTCCACTCCACGTCGAAACGCACGACCGTGACGGGCTGGGGTCCCCCCCTTCGCCGGGCGGGTGGCACGGCGGACCTCAGCTGACGATGTGTCAGGTATCCATAGGGGTGTCGCGGCACTCCATGGCCGATACTGGTCGGGTTATGGACATCGTCATCCTTGCTGTAGTCATCGCCGTGGTCGTGCTCGGCGCGATCAGCGGGCTCGTCATCGGCACCCGCCGTAAGAAGCAGCTGCCCCCGCCGCCGCCCGCCGCCCCCGACATCACCGCCCCACCGGCCGAGCCGCACGTCGGCGACGAGGCCGAGACACCGCGCGACGAAGAGCGCCGGACCATAGAGGAGGTGGATCTCCCGGGCGGCGGAGCGACGGCCGTCGAGGAACCGCCCGTCGTCGAGGAGCTCCCGCCGACCGCGATCGAGGTGCCGGAACCGACCGCCGGCCGCCTGGTCCGGCTGCGCACCCGGCTCTCCCGCTCCCAGAACGCCCTCGGCAAGGGGCTGCTCACGCTCCTGTCCCGCGAGCACCTGGACGAGGACACCTGGGAGGAGATCGAGGACACCCTGCTCACCGCCGACGTCGGCGTGGCCCCCACCCAGGAGCTGGTCGACGGCCTGCGCGAGCGCGTCAAGGTGCTCGGCACCCGCACCCCCGAGGAGCTGCGCGGCCTGCTGCGCGAGGAACTGCTCAAGCTCGTCGGCACCGACATGGACCGCACGGTCCACACCGAGCCCGAGGCGAGCAAGCCCGGCATCGTGATGGTCGTCGGCGTCAACGGTACCGGCAAGACCACCACCACCGGCAAGCTCGCCCGCGTCCTCGTGGCCGACGGCCGCAGCGTGGTCCTCGGCGCCGCCGACACCTTCCGGGCCGCCGCCGCCGACCAGCTCCAGACCTGGGGCGAGCGCGTCGGCGCCTACACCGTGCGCGGACCCGAGGGCGGCGACCCCGCCTCCGTGGCCTTCGACGCGGTGAAGGAGGGCAAGGAGATGGGCTCCGACGTCGTCCTCATCGACACCGCAGGGCGCCTGCACACCAAGACCGGCCTCATGGACGAGCTCGGCAAGGTCAAGCGCGTCGTGGAGAAGCACGCGCCGCTCGACGAGGTGCTGCTCGTGCTCGACGCCACCACCGGGCAGAACGGCCTCGTGCAGGCCCGTGTCTTCGCCGAGGTCGTCGACATCACCGGCATCGTGCTCACCAAGCTCGACGGCACCGCCAAGGGCGGCATCGTCATCGCCGTCCAGCGCGAGCTGGGCGTCCCGGTCAAGCTGATCGGGCTCGGCGAGGGCGCCGACGACCTGGCGCCGTTCGAGCCCGAGGCGTTCGTCGACGCCCTGATCGGGGAGTGACCTCACCGGCCGCGCCCCGTCGCGCCGCGCGAAGAAGCGCCCGCCACCCAAGGTGCAGTTGGGGGCGGGCGCTTCGCTGTACGCGCTCTACGCGCGTGAGCGGTGGGCCACGTAGGCCAGCGTGCCGAGGAGCAGGCGCGCCGCCGGCGGCTTCGTCGCCGTGTCCAGGGAGGGCGGCCGCAGCCAGCGGGCGGGGCCCAGGCCGCCCCGGTCGGAGGGGGGCGCGGTCACATGGGCGCCGGGGCCGAGGCCGTGCAGGTCGAGGTGCGTGCGGTCGTCCCAGCCCATGCGGTACAGCAGGTCGTGCAGCTCGGCGGCGGCGCCCGGGGCGACCAGGAACTGGGCGCGGCCGCCGGGGGTGGCGACGACCGGGCCGAGGGGGAGGCCCATGCGCTCCAGCCGGGTCAGCGCCCGGCGGCCGGCCGGCTCGGCCACCTCGATCACGTCGAACGTCCGCCCGACCGGGAGCAGCACCGAGGCGCCGGGGTACTCCGACCACGCCTTGCTGACCTCGTCGAGCGTGGCGCCGGCCGGGATGACGGGGGCGAAATCCAGAGGGTGCGCGCCGGGGGCCTCGCAGCCGGAGCGGCCGCAGGAGCAGACGCCGCCCGTGGCCCGCGTGCCGGGCACCACGTCCCAGCCCCACAGTCCGGTGAACTCGGCCACGGTGGTGCACTCCGGGGAGCGGCCGCGCCGACGCGCGCCGGATCGGATCTCCCGGATACCGCCGATCGTGAAGCCCATGCCCCCTCCAACGGGTCCAGCACGCCGCTGGTTACGGCGTGAAAGCGGATCGTGACCCTCTGTGTTCTCAAGGTGTCCGGATACCCCGGGCGCCGCGTCGTCCATTGCGGCGCACTGGAGTGTGCAGGGTGGTGGAGCGCGTGACACGCGCCCCTGAGTGCTCCGCTCCGCCTACTTCCGGCCGTCCTATGTCAAGTGAATCGCGTTGCGGCGTCCGTGAGTTCATTCGAAGGGGTGGCGAATGGTGGCGATTCTGCGAACGCCATGGCTGCGCCCGTGATCGTAGGATTACCGTGTGTGCACGGAGCCTCGGGGCACATGCACTTGTGGGTATGCCGCGGGCAAGTCGGCTTTCCGTTCGAAGGGTGACAACTGCCGGACGAGCGACGGTGTTTACCGGCATTCTGATAGGGCTTGGCGCACTCGGTGGCAAGTGGTCCAAGGGATGGGGGCGTTCCAGTGAGCGGCAACGGCGGAAGCGGTACGAGTGCCACCGGCGCGTCGCACACGGACAAGCGCCCGAACGACCTCCTCTCGTCCTGGTTCGTGCGCAGCGGCTGGTCCAAGGGTGAGCTGGCCCGCCAAGTGAACCGCCGGGCCCGCCAGTTGGGCGCCAACCACATCTCGACCGACACCTCCCGCGTCCGCCGCTGGCTGGACGGGGAGAATCCTCGCGAGCCGATCCCGAGGATCCTGTCCGAGCTCTTCTCCGAGCGGTTCGGCTGTGTCGTCTCCGTCGAGGACCTCGGCCTGCGCACGGCCCGCCAGTCACCGTCCGTGTCCGGCGTCGACCTGCCCTGGACCGGCCCCCAGACGGTCGCCCTGCTCAGCGAGTTCTCGCGCAGCGACCTCATGCTCGCCCGGCGCGGCTTCCTCGGGAGCTCGCTCGCCCTGTCCGCCGGCCCGGCGCTGATCGAGCCGATGCAGCGCTGGCTGGTCCCGGCCCCGGCCGCCGAGCGCGAGTCCCGGGCCGTGCCGTCCTCCCGGGCCCGCGGCCGCCTGTCCAAGCCCGAGCTGGACCTGCTGCAGTCCACCACGGTGATGTTCCGGCAGTGGGACGCCCAGTGCGGGGGCGGCCTGCGCCGCAAGGCCGTCGTCGGGCAGCTGCACGAGGTGACCGACCTCCTCCAGGAGCCCCAGCCCGAAGCCACCACCCGCAAGCTGTTCAAAGTCGCCGCCGAGCTGGCCGAGCTGGCCGGCTGGATGTCGTACGACGTCGGGCTCCAGCCCACCGCGCAGAAGTACTTCGTCCTCGCGCTGCACGCCGCCAAGGAGGCCGGTGACCGGCCGCTCGGCTCGTACGTCCTGTCCAGCATGAGCCGTCAGATGATCCACCTCGGCCGGCCCGACGACGCCCTGGAGCTGATCCACCTCGCGCAGTACGGCAGCCGGGACTGCGCGAGCCCCCGCACCCAGTCGATGCTGTATGCGATGGAGGCCCGCGCCTACGCCAACATGGGCCAGCCCGGCAAGTGCAAGCGGGCCGTCCGTATGGCCGAGGACACCTTCGCCGAGGCCGACGAATGGGACGAGCCGGACCCCGACTGGATCCGCTTCTTCTCCGAGGCCGAGCTGTACGGGGAGAACTCCCACTCCTTCCGCGACCTGGCCTATGTCGCCGGCCGCAGCCCCGCCTACGCCTCCCTCGCCGAGCCCGTGATGCGCCGGGCCGTGGACCTGTTCGCCCAGGACAGCGAGCACCAGCGGTCCTACGCGCTGAACCTGATCGGCATGGCCACCGTGCACCTGCTGCGGCGCGAGCCCGAGCAGAGCGTCGGCTACGCCGAGCACGCCATGCGGATCGCCAAGAAGGTCCGCTCCGAGCGTGTGAACACTCGTATCCGAAAGACGGTCGACACGGCCGTACGCGACTTCGGGGAACTGGCCGAGGTCGTGGACCTGACCGAGAAGCTCGCCGTGGAGCTGCCCGAGACCGCGGAGGCGGTCTGACCACGCGCGTGTGCCCAGGGCACCCCTGACCCCGGCCGCGGCCGGCCCTCCCGAACTGCCCGACTCGGCTCCCCCATGCCAGGTCATCGGAAGGCCGACCGCGGCCGGTTTGCATCCCTCCACGAAGGTTGCGCCACGATAACGATCCGGCGGACCCGGATCCGGCAGTTCATCGACGCGTAACACGCGGAGTGCCTTCGTCACGGCGGCGAAACAACGAGGGGCTTCCACCGAAACCGCGCTGCGCCAATCTCTTGGCCCATAACCGGCCCACCCCTCACTCCGCTCAGGCTTCGCCCGCACGGGGCCGCCGTACCTATGACGAGGAGACGCCGATGGCATCAGCCATCACGCTTGCGGCAGACGCTCCCGAGTTGTCCGCCGCCAACACAGGTTTCATGCTCATCTGTTCCGCCCTGGTGATGCTCATGACCCCGGGCCTGGCCTTCTTCTACGGGGGCATGGTCCGCGTCAAGAGCACGCTGAACATGCTGATGATGAGCTTCATCAGCCTGGGGATCGTCACCATCCTGTGGGTGCTGTACGGCTTCTCCCTGGCGTTCGGCACCGACTCCGGCAGCCTCATCGGCTGGTCCTCCGACTTCGTCGGGCTCAGCGGGATCGGGCTGACCGAGCTCTGGGACGGCACGACCATCCCGGTGTACGTCTTCGCCGTCTTCCAGCTGATGTTCGCCGTCCTCACGCCCGCCCTGATCAGCGGTGCCCTCGCGGACCGCGTGAAGTTCACCGCCTGGGCCCTGTTCATCACGCTGTGGGTCACGGTCGTGTACTTCCCGGTCGCCCACTGGGTCTGGGGCTCCGGCGGCTGGGCCTTCGACCTCGGCGTGATCGACTTCGCCGGCGGTACGGCCGTCCACATCAACGCGGGTGCCGCGGCGCTCGGCGTGATCCTGGTCATCGGCAAGCGCGTCGGCTTCAAGAAGGACCCGATGCGCCCGCACAGCCTGCCGCTGGTCATGCTCGGCGCCGCCCTGCTGTGGTTCGGCTGGTTCGGCTTCAACGCCGGCTCGTGGCTCGGCAACGACGACGGCGTCGGCGCGCTGATGTTCGTCAACACGCAGGTCGCCACCGGTGCCGCCGTCCTCGGCTGGCTCGCCTACGAGAAGATCCGCCACGGCGCGTTCACCACCCTCGGTGCCGCCTCCGGCGCGGTCGCCGGCCTCGTCGCGATCACCCCGGCGGGTGGCGCGGTCTCCCCGCTCGGCGCCATCGCCGTCGGTCTCATCGCCGGTGTCCTGTGCGCCATGGCGGTCGGCCTCAAGTACAAGTTCGGCTACGACGACTCCCTCGACGTGGTCGGCGTCCACCTCGTCGGCGGTGTCATCGGCTCCCTGCTGATCGGCTTCTTCGCCACCGGCGGCGGCCAGTCCGACGTGGCCGGCCTCTTCTACGGCGGCGGCCTCGACCAGTTCTGGAAGCAGTGCGCCGGTGTCTTCGGTGTCCTCGCCTACTCGCTGATCGCCTCCGCGGTCCTCGCCTTCCTGCTCGACAAGACGATCGGGATGCGCGTCTCCGAGGACGAGGAGATCGCCGGCATCGACCAGGCCGAGCACGCCGAGACCGCATACGACTTCAGCGGTGCCGGTGGCGGCGCCGCCCGTACCGCCGCGACCCCGGCCCCGGTCGCCGCGGCCGAGAGCAAGAAGGTGGACGCATGAAGCTCATCACCGCCGTCGTCAAGCCCCACCGGCTCGACGAGATCAAGGAAGCCCTCCAGGCCTTCGGAGTACACGGCCTGACGGTCACCGAGGCCAGCGGTTACGGTCGTCAGCGGGGCCACACCGAGGTCTACCGCGGTGCCGAGTACACCGTCGACCTGGTGCCGAAGATCCGTATCGAGGTCCTGGCCGAGGACGACGACGCCGAGCAGCTGATCGACGTCATCGTCAAGGCGGCCCGCACGGGCAAGATCGGTGACGGCAAGGTCTGGTCCCTGCCGGTCGAGACGGCCGTACGGGTCAGGACCGGCGAGCGCGGCCCCGACGCGCTCTGATCAGCGGAAGAACAGGAGCTGCCGGGTGTCGAGTACGGATGTGCGGGACAAAGCAGAGGACTCGGGACCCAGCGGCTACGCGGCGGCCCGGCTGCGCCTCCTCACCGAGGGGGCGCGGTCCGGGCCGCCGCGCCGCTCCGCCCTCGCCCAGCTCACCGACGAGTGGCTGACCGGCCTGTTCGCCGCGGGCGCCGAGGGGACGCGGGGCGTCGCCCTGGTCGCCGTCGGCGGCTACGGCCGCGGCGAGCTGTCCCCGCGCAGCGACCTGGACCTCCTGCTGCTGCACGACGGCGGGGACGGCACGGCGGTCGCCGCCCTCGCCGACCGGATCTGGTACCCGGTCTGGGACCTCGGGCTCGCCCTCGACCACTCCGTGCGCACCCCCGCCGAGGCCCGCAAGACCGCCGCCGACGACCTCAAGGTGCAGCTGGGCCTGCTGGACGCCCGGCACATCGCCGGCGACCTCGGCCTCACCACCGGACTGCGCACCGCCGTCCTCGCCGACTGGCGCAACCAGGCCGCCAAGCGGCTCCCCGAGCTCCAGGAGCTGTCCGCCGAGCGCGCCCAGCGCCAGGGCGAACTCCAGTACCTGCTGGAACCCGATCTCAAGGAGGCCCGCGGCGGGCTGCGGGACGCCACCATCCTGCGCGCCGTCGCCGCCTCCTGGCTGGCGGACGCCCCCCGCGAGGGCCTCGCCGACGCCCGGCGCCGCCTCCTCGACGTCCGGGACGCGCTGCACCTGGCCACCGGACGCGCCACCGACCGGCTCGCCCTCCAGGAGCAGGACCAGGTCGCCGCCGAACTCGGCCTGCTCGACGCCGACACCCTGCTGCGCCAGGTCTACGAGGCGGCCCGCGTCGTCTCGTACGCCAGCGACGTCACCTGGCGCGAGGTGAACCGTGTGCTGCGGGCCCGCGCGGTACGGCCCCGGCTGCGGGCCATGCTGGGCGGCGGCAAGCCCACCGCGGAACGCTCCCCGCTGGCCGAGGGCGTCGTCGAGCAGGACGGCGAGGTGGTGCTCGCCCGCGCCGCGCGCCCCGACCGCGACCCCGTGCTCCCGCTGCGCGCCGCGGCCGCCGCCGCCCAGGCCGGGCTCCCGCTCTCCCTGCACGCCGTCCGGCGCATGGCGACCGGCGTGCGCCCGCTGCCCACGCCCTGGCCCGCCGAGGCCCGCGAGCAGCTCGTCACCCTGCTGGGCTCGGGCCGGCCCACCGTCGAGGTGTGGGAGGCCCTGGAGGCAGAAGGGCTGATCACCCACTTCCTGCCCGACTGGGAGCGGGTGCGCTGCCGCCCGCAGCGCAACGCCGTCCACATCTGGACCGTCGACCGGCACCTCATCGAGACCGCCGTCCGCGCCTCCGAGTTCACCCGCCGCGTCCACCGCCCCGACCTGCTGCTCGTCGCCGCGCTGCTGCACGACATCGGCAAGGGCTGGCCCGGCGACCACTCGGTGGCCGGCGAGATCATCGTCAAGGACATGGCCGCCCGGATCGGCTTCGACCGCGACGACGTGGCGGTCCTCTCCACCCTCGTCCGCCACCACCTGCTGCTCGTCGAGACGGCCACCCGGCGCGACCTGGAGGACCCGGCGACCGTCCGCGCGGTCGCCGACGCCGTCGGCACGCCCGGCACGCTCGAACTCCTGCACGCCCTGACCGAGGCGGACGCCCTGGCCACCGGCCCCGCCGCCTGGTCGGCCTGGCGCGGCTCCCTCGTCGCCGACCTGGTCAAACGGGTCGGCGCGGTGCTCGCCGGGGACGTCCCGGACGAACCCGAGGCCGCCGCGCCCACCGCCGAGCAGGAACGACTCGCCCTCGAGGCGATCGCCGTCGGCAGCCCCGTCCTGGCCCTGCGCGCCCAGACCGAGCCCCCGTCCGAGGACGGACCCGCGGGCGACCCGGAACCGCTCGGCGTCGAACTCCTGATCGCCGTCCCCGACCAGCCGGGCGTGCTGCCCGCGGTCGCCGGCGTCCTCGCCATGCACCGGCTGACCGTGCGCACCGCCGAGCTGCGGGCCCTGGACCTGCCCGACGGCGTCGACGGCTCCGTCCTCCTGCTGAACTGGCGGGTCGCCGCCGAGTACGGCTCCCTGCCGCAGGCCACCCGGCTGCGCGCCGACCTGGTGCGCGCCCTGGACGGCTCCCTGGACATCGCCGGGCGGCTCGCCGAGCGGGACGCCGCCTATCCCCGCCGTCGGGGCGTCGTGGCGCCGCCACCCCGGGTCACCGTGCATCCGGCGGCGTCCCGGCTGGCCACCGTCATCGAGGTGCGCGCCCAGGACGCGCCCGGCCTGCTGTTCCGGATCGGCCGCGCGCTGGAGGACGCGAGCGTGCGGGTGCGCAGCGCGCACGTCAGCACCCTGGGCGCCAACGCCGTCGACGCGTTCTATGTCACAGGCCCCGAGGGCGCGCCCCTGCCCGGTGAGGAGGCCGTCTCCGTGGCCCGCAAGCTGGAGGAGACCCTGCGGGGCTGACCGGGGGATCCCGGCCACCTGTGTCGCCGGGATACCCTGGAGGGCGATTCCCAGCTGCCACCGACCCCGAGGACCGCGAGCGCCGTGTTCGATACTCTTTCCGATCGCCTCTCAGCGACGTTCAAGAACCTGCGTGGCAAGGGACGGCTCTCCGAAGCGGACATCGACGCCACCGCGCGCGAGATCCGTATCGCGCTCCTCGAAGCCGACGTGGCGCTGCCCGTCGTGCGGACGTTCATCAAGAACGTCAAGGAGCGCGCGCTCGGCGCCGAGGTCTCCAAGGCGCTGAACCCTGCCCAGCAGGTCCTGAAGATCGTCAACGACGAGCTCGTCACGATCCTGGGCGGCGAGACCCGCCGGCTGCGCTTCGCCAAGCAGCCGCCCACCGTGATCATGCTGGCCGGTCTGCAGGGTGCCGGTAAGACCACCCTCGCGGGCAAGCTCGGCCGCTGGCTGAAGGAGCAGGGCCACTCGCCGGTGCTGGTCGCCGCCGACCTCCAGCGCCCCAACGCCGTCAACCAGCTGAGCGTCGTCGCCGAGCGCGCCGGTGTCGCGGTCTACGCGCCCGAGCCGGGCAACGGCGTGGGCGACCCGGTGAAGGTCGCCAAGGACTCCATCGAGTTCGCGAAGACGAAGGTCCACGACATCGTGATCGTGGACACCGCCGGCCGCCTCGGCATCGACCAGGAGATGATGCAGCAGGCCGCGGACATCCGCGACGCCGTCTCCCCGGACGAGATCCTCTTCGTCGTCGACGCGATGATCGGCCAGGACGCGGTCAACACCGCCGAGGCCTTCCGCGACGGCGTCGGCTTCGACGGCGTGGTGCTCTCCAAGCTCGACGGTGACGCCCGCGGTGGTGCCGCCCTGTCGATCCGGCAGATCACCGGCAAGCCGATCATGTTCGCCTCCAACGGCGAGAAGCTCGACGACTTCGACGCCTTCCACCCTGACCGGATGGCCTCCCGCATCCTCGACATGGGTGACCTGCTCACCCTGATCGAGCAGGCGGAGAAGACGTTCAGCCAGGAAGAGGCCGAGAAGATGGCCTCCAAGCTGGCGTCCAAGAAGGGCCAGGACTTCACCCTGGACGACTTCCTGGCCCAGATGGAGCAGGTCCGGAAGATGGGCTCCATCTCCAAGCTGCTCGGCATGCTGCCCGGCATGGGCCAGATCAAGGACCAGATCAACAACCTGGACGAGCGGGACGTCGACCGCACCGCCGCGATCATCAAGTCGATGACCCCGGCCGAGCGCCAGGAACCGACGATCATCAACGGCTCCCGCCGCGCCCGTATCGCCAAGGGCTCCGGCGTCGAGGTCAGCGCCGTCAAGAACCTGGTCGAGCGGTTCTTCGAGGCCCGCAAGATGATGTCCCGCATGGCCCAGGGCGGCGGGATGCCCGGCATGCCGGGGATGCCGGGCATGGGCGGCGGCCCCGGCCGCACCAAGAAGCAGCCGAAGAAGGCCAAGGGCAAGCAGCGCTCCGGCAACCCGATGAAGCGCAAGCAGCAGGAGCAGGAGGAGGCCGCCCGGCGCGCCGCCGCCGCTCAGGGCGGCGGGGCCTTCGGGGTGCCCGGCCAGCAGCCCGCCAAGGACTTCGAGCTCCCGGACGAGTTCAAGAAGTTCATGGGCTGACCGCTCCCGTACGTCGCACAGGGCGTCCCTCCTCCGGAACTCCGGGAGGGGCGCCCTCTGCGCATGCCGAGGCCCGGCGACTGCCGTAACGTCCAGATATGAGCGATACGGCGCCACGACGGAAGGATCCGGACCAGCCGTGGCGCACCGAGGGCACACCGGAGGAGCCGCCCGTGCGGTCCGGCGGGCGCCGGATGCGCGGCCGCTGGTGGGGGCTGGCCGTCACCGTGGTGGTCGTGTTCCTGCTGGCCTACGTGGGCCTGAACTACCTCGACCGGGGCGACGAGCCGACGGTCTCGTACACCGAGTTCAGCCGCCAGGTCGAGGCCGACAACATCGCCAAGATCTACTCCAAGGGCGACGCCATCCAGGGCGAGCTCAAGAAGGCCAGGGACGCCCCCGGCGACGGCGGGAAGTTCACCAAGTTCCGCACCCAGCGCCCCGCGTTCGCCGAGGACGACCTCTGGCAGGAGCTGAACAGCCGCGGGGTCACCGTGACCGCGGAGCCGGTCGTCAAGGAGCGCAGCGCCCTCACCAACCTGCTGATCTCCCTCGCGCCGATCGTGATCATCGTCGCGGTGTGGATCTTCATCGCCCGGCGGTTCGGCCCGGGACGCGGCGGCGCCGGCGGCATGTTCGGGCGCAAGCCGCCGCCCAAACCGGTCGAGCTGCTGCCGGGCCGGCACCGCACCACCTTCGCGGACGTCGCGGGCATCGACGAGGTCAAGGGCGAACTGGACGACGTCGTCGACTTCCTGGAACACCCCGACGCCTACCGCGCGATGGGCGCGAAGATGCCGCGCGGCGTCCTCCTCGCGGGCTCGCCCGGCACCGGTAAGACCCTGCTCGCGCGGGCCGTGGCGGGCGAGGCCGGCGTGCCGTTCTTCTCCGCCTCCGCCTCCGAGTTCATCGAGATGATCGTCGGCGTCGGCGCCTCCCGCGTCCGGGAGCTGTTCGCCGAGGCCCGCAAGGTGGCACCGTCGATCATCTTCATCGACGAGATCGACACCATCGGCCGCGTCCGCAGCGGCGGGGCCTCGGTCAGCGGTCACGACGAGCGCGAGCAGACCCTGAACCAGATCCTCACCGAGATGGACGGCTTCACCGGCTCCGAGGGCGTCATCGTCATCGCGGCCACCAACCGCGCCGACATCCTCGACCCCGCGCTGACCCGGCCCGGCCGCTTCGACCGCGTCGTCAACGTCTCCCCGCCGGACCGCCGCGGCCGCGAGGCCATCCTGCGCATCCACACCCGCGACATCCCGCTCGCCGACGACGTGGACCTGACCCAGCTGGCCCGCACCACCCCCGGCATGACCGGCGCCGACCTGGCCAACCTCGCCAACGAGGGCGCGCTGCTCGCCGTCCGCAGGGGCCAGTCCCAGGTGACGGCCACGGACCTGTCCGAGGCGCTGGAGAAGGTGCAGCTCGGCGCCGAACGCACCCTCGTGATGCCCGAGGAGGACCGCCGGCGCACCGCCTACCACGAGAGCGGCCACGCCCTGCTCGGCATGCTCCAGCCCGGCGCCGACCCGGTCCGCAAGGTCACCATCGTGCCCCGCGGCCGGGCCCTCGGCGTCACCATGTCCACCCCGGAGGTGGAGCGATACGCGCACTCCGAGGCGTATCTGCGCGGCCGCATCATCGGCGCCCTGGGCGGCATGGCCGCCGAGGAGGAGGTCTACGGCGTCGTCACCACCGGCGCGGAGAACGACCTCGAACAGGTCACCGCCATCGCCCGCGGCATGGTCGCCCGCTGGGGCATGAGCGAACGCGTCGGCCGGCTGTCCGCCCTGCCCAGCGACGCCCAGCAGGCGTACGGGCTCTCCGCGGCCCCCCGCACCCTCGACGTCATCGACACCGAGATGCGCCGCATCGTCGACGACTGCTACGAGGAGGCCCGCCGCAAACTGCGCGAGCACCGCGGCCGGCTGGACGCCCTGGCGCAGGCCCTGCTGGAGCAGGAGACCCTGGAGGAGGCCGACGCCTACCGGGTCGCCGGCATCCCGCGGCTGGCGAAGGAGGAGACGGCGTAGGGGAGGGAGGTGGGCGAGTTCACGGCACGCGCGCGATGAGATACCGGAACACGTTCGGCATCCACACCGTCCCGTCCCGCCGCTGATGCGGATGCAGCGCCTCCGTCAGCTCCTTGTCGACCTGCACCTGGTCCGTCGCCGTGATCGCCGCGTCGAACAGCCCCGTCGACAGCAGCCCGCGCACGGCGCTGTCCACGTCCGCGTACCCGAACGGGCAGGCCACCCGGCCCGACCCGTCGATCCGCAGCCCCGCCCGCTGGGCGACCTCCTCCAGGTCGTCCCGCAGCGCCGGACGCCAACTGCCCGCGTTCCGCAGCGGATCGGCCAGCTTCGTGGCGACCCGCAGCACCGACGAGGTCGCACAGCGCTCGGGCGGCCCCCAGCCCGCCAGCACCACAGGCGCGCCCCGCCCCGCGAGCGGCGTCGCGGACGCCAGCAGACCGGCCGGCCCCTCCGCGTCGCCCGCCAGGCACCCGATGGGCTCGAAGGCGGTCACGACCGTGAAGGCCGGCGACCGCTCCTGCCTCGCGTCCGCCAGGGTGTCGACGAGCCGCGTGCCGCCACGCGCGCGTGCCTCCCCGCCCGCGGGTCCCGCGGGGAGC encodes:
- the ftsH gene encoding ATP-dependent zinc metalloprotease FtsH — encoded protein: MSDTAPRRKDPDQPWRTEGTPEEPPVRSGGRRMRGRWWGLAVTVVVVFLLAYVGLNYLDRGDEPTVSYTEFSRQVEADNIAKIYSKGDAIQGELKKARDAPGDGGKFTKFRTQRPAFAEDDLWQELNSRGVTVTAEPVVKERSALTNLLISLAPIVIIVAVWIFIARRFGPGRGGAGGMFGRKPPPKPVELLPGRHRTTFADVAGIDEVKGELDDVVDFLEHPDAYRAMGAKMPRGVLLAGSPGTGKTLLARAVAGEAGVPFFSASASEFIEMIVGVGASRVRELFAEARKVAPSIIFIDEIDTIGRVRSGGASVSGHDEREQTLNQILTEMDGFTGSEGVIVIAATNRADILDPALTRPGRFDRVVNVSPPDRRGREAILRIHTRDIPLADDVDLTQLARTTPGMTGADLANLANEGALLAVRRGQSQVTATDLSEALEKVQLGAERTLVMPEEDRRRTAYHESGHALLGMLQPGADPVRKVTIVPRGRALGVTMSTPEVERYAHSEAYLRGRIIGALGGMAAEEEVYGVVTTGAENDLEQVTAIARGMVARWGMSERVGRLSALPSDAQQAYGLSAAPRTLDVIDTEMRRIVDDCYEEARRKLREHRGRLDALAQALLEQETLEEADAYRVAGIPRLAKEETA
- the ffh gene encoding signal recognition particle protein, which encodes MFDTLSDRLSATFKNLRGKGRLSEADIDATAREIRIALLEADVALPVVRTFIKNVKERALGAEVSKALNPAQQVLKIVNDELVTILGGETRRLRFAKQPPTVIMLAGLQGAGKTTLAGKLGRWLKEQGHSPVLVAADLQRPNAVNQLSVVAERAGVAVYAPEPGNGVGDPVKVAKDSIEFAKTKVHDIVIVDTAGRLGIDQEMMQQAADIRDAVSPDEILFVVDAMIGQDAVNTAEAFRDGVGFDGVVLSKLDGDARGGAALSIRQITGKPIMFASNGEKLDDFDAFHPDRMASRILDMGDLLTLIEQAEKTFSQEEAEKMASKLASKKGQDFTLDDFLAQMEQVRKMGSISKLLGMLPGMGQIKDQINNLDERDVDRTAAIIKSMTPAERQEPTIINGSRRARIAKGSGVEVSAVKNLVERFFEARKMMSRMAQGGGMPGMPGMPGMGGGPGRTKKQPKKAKGKQRSGNPMKRKQQEQEEAARRAAAAQGGGAFGVPGQQPAKDFELPDEFKKFMG
- a CDS encoding class I SAM-dependent methyltransferase, with protein sequence MTPTLVRQRLPRAGRAPRVDPCARARDWSEIQERMLVPLYEAVYERLEVGPGSRLLGLGCGSGLALLMAASRGAAVTGVEASAPERLALARQRLLPAGPAGGEARARGGTRLVDTLADARQERSPAFTVVTAFEPIGCLAGDAEGPAGLLASATPLAGRGAPVVLAGWGPPERCATSSVLRVATKLADPLRNAGSWRPALRDDLEEVAQRAGLRIDGSGRVACPFGYADVDSAVRGLLSTGLFDAAITATDQVQVDKELTEALHPHQRRDGTVWMPNVFRYLIARVP